A window from Salvia miltiorrhiza cultivar Shanhuang (shh) chromosome 2, IMPLAD_Smil_shh, whole genome shotgun sequence encodes these proteins:
- the LOC131009072 gene encoding E3 ubiquitin-protein ligase IPI1-like isoform X3 translates to MGLGDADLLDDGDGGGGGGKASAAAVPCSICLDVVTDAGDRSWAKLQCGHQFHLDCIGSAFNIKGAMQCPNCRKIEKGQWLYANGGRQLPEFSMDDLAHDEDLYDLSYSEMQSFGVHWCPFSGLTRLPSSFDEGEFPSNHDLLGHHAIFAEHTPVSSTSHPCPYIAYFGPIHPSSSTSSGNVSDGSSFSNHWSGLSAPSEVPNSYAFPSMDAHYHNNWDHSSHFAASNRIGSADLPPIPSVTQRTARNSDIPRPGMHPFIVGHSSASRAPSSITSSVLPPYPGPVARPRDRPPPVQAYFQQSSSAPVARASLVSSGRRSGSHRGLPQVASSSDHSGGFYFFSSNPSGRSFQDAERDHFHGWERDHREQQAGFPLNQVDRDSIWAPFHHPSAGGSDPGVRPSNFRQRHGSERMPSQNRT, encoded by the exons atGGGGTTGGGCGATGCGGATCTTCTCGACGACGGGGATggtggcggcggaggaggaAAGGCGTCAGCCGCAGCAGTGCCGTGCTCGATTTGCTTGGATGTGGTGACGGATGCCGGAGATAGATCTTGGGCGAAGCTTCAATGCGGCCATCAATTTCATCTCG ATTGCATAGGTTCAGCATTTAACATAAAGGGGGCAATGCAGTGCCCTAACTGCCGGAAAATTGAGAAAGGACAATGGCTTTATGCAAATGGTGGTCGTCAGTTGCCTGAGTTTAGCATGGATGATTTGGCACATGATGAGGATCTGTACGATCTAAGTTATTCTGAAATG CAGTCGTTTGGAGTTCACTGGTGTCCTTTCAGTGGTTTGACTAGGCTTCCATCATCTTTTGA TGAAGGAGAATTCCCATCAA ATCATGACCTTCTCGGACATCATGCTATCTTTGCGGAACATACACCCGTCTCCTCTACATCTCATCCTTGTCCGTATATTGCATATTTTGGGCCAATTCATCCATCTTCTTCCACATCAAGTGGGAATGTATCTGATGGGTCTAGTTTTAGTAATCACTGGAGTGGGCTGTCTGCTCCAAGTGAAGTACCGAACTCGTATGCTTTCCCTTCAATGGATGCCCATTATCACAACAATTGGGATCACTCTTCTCATTTCGCCGCAAGCAACCGAATTGGTAGTGCAGATCTACCACCTATTCCATCTGTCACTCAGAGGACAGCTAGGAATTCTGATATTCCAAGACCTGGCATGCATCCTTTCATTGTTGGTCACAG CTCCGCTAGTAGAGCTCCCAGCTCTATCACTTCATCAGTGCTTCCACCTTACCCCGGTCCAGTTGCTCGGCCCCGTGACCGTCCTCCTCCCGTTCAAGCGTATTTCCAGCAATCCAGTAGTGCACCAGTGGCACGCGCCTCTCTTGTTTCCAGCGGACGAAGATCCGGCAGCCATAGGGGTTTGCCTCAAGTTGCCTCATCATCGGATCACTCTGGTGGATTTTACTTCTTTTCGTCGAACCCATCCGGAAGAAGTTTTCAAGATGCCGAGCGCGACCACTTTCACGGTTGGGAGCGCGACCACCGCGAGCAGCAGGCCGGCTTTCCTTTGAACCAGGTTGACAGGGATTCAATATGGGCGCCTTTCCACCACCCTTCAGCCGGTGGGTCCGATCCCGGTGTTAGACCAAGCAATTTCCGGCAGAGGCATGGGTCTGAGAGGATGCCATCTCAAAATCGAACCTAA
- the LOC131009072 gene encoding E3 ubiquitin-protein ligase IPI1-like isoform X2 → MGLGDADLLDDGDGGGGGGKASAAAVPCSICLDVVTDAGDRSWAKLQCGHQFHLDCIGSAFNIKGAMQCPNCRKIEKGQWLYANGGRQLPEFSMDDLAHDEDLYDLSYSEMSFGVHWCPFSGLTRLPSSFDEGEFPSSAYHDLLGHHAIFAEHTPVSSTSHPCPYIAYFGPIHPSSSTSSGNVSDGSSFSNHWSGLSAPSEVPNSYAFPSMDAHYHNNWDHSSHFAASNRIGSADLPPIPSVTQRTARNSDIPRPGMHPFIVGHSSASRAPSSITSSVLPPYPGPVARPRDRPPPVQAYFQQSSSAPVARASLVSSGRRSGSHRGLPQVASSSDHSGGFYFFSSNPSGRSFQDAERDHFHGWERDHREQQAGFPLNQVDRDSIWAPFHHPSAGGSDPGVRPSNFRQRHGSERMPSQNRT, encoded by the exons atGGGGTTGGGCGATGCGGATCTTCTCGACGACGGGGATggtggcggcggaggaggaAAGGCGTCAGCCGCAGCAGTGCCGTGCTCGATTTGCTTGGATGTGGTGACGGATGCCGGAGATAGATCTTGGGCGAAGCTTCAATGCGGCCATCAATTTCATCTCG ATTGCATAGGTTCAGCATTTAACATAAAGGGGGCAATGCAGTGCCCTAACTGCCGGAAAATTGAGAAAGGACAATGGCTTTATGCAAATGGTGGTCGTCAGTTGCCTGAGTTTAGCATGGATGATTTGGCACATGATGAGGATCTGTACGATCTAAGTTATTCTGAAATG TCGTTTGGAGTTCACTGGTGTCCTTTCAGTGGTTTGACTAGGCTTCCATCATCTTTTGA TGAAGGAGAATTCCCATCAAGTGCGT ATCATGACCTTCTCGGACATCATGCTATCTTTGCGGAACATACACCCGTCTCCTCTACATCTCATCCTTGTCCGTATATTGCATATTTTGGGCCAATTCATCCATCTTCTTCCACATCAAGTGGGAATGTATCTGATGGGTCTAGTTTTAGTAATCACTGGAGTGGGCTGTCTGCTCCAAGTGAAGTACCGAACTCGTATGCTTTCCCTTCAATGGATGCCCATTATCACAACAATTGGGATCACTCTTCTCATTTCGCCGCAAGCAACCGAATTGGTAGTGCAGATCTACCACCTATTCCATCTGTCACTCAGAGGACAGCTAGGAATTCTGATATTCCAAGACCTGGCATGCATCCTTTCATTGTTGGTCACAG CTCCGCTAGTAGAGCTCCCAGCTCTATCACTTCATCAGTGCTTCCACCTTACCCCGGTCCAGTTGCTCGGCCCCGTGACCGTCCTCCTCCCGTTCAAGCGTATTTCCAGCAATCCAGTAGTGCACCAGTGGCACGCGCCTCTCTTGTTTCCAGCGGACGAAGATCCGGCAGCCATAGGGGTTTGCCTCAAGTTGCCTCATCATCGGATCACTCTGGTGGATTTTACTTCTTTTCGTCGAACCCATCCGGAAGAAGTTTTCAAGATGCCGAGCGCGACCACTTTCACGGTTGGGAGCGCGACCACCGCGAGCAGCAGGCCGGCTTTCCTTTGAACCAGGTTGACAGGGATTCAATATGGGCGCCTTTCCACCACCCTTCAGCCGGTGGGTCCGATCCCGGTGTTAGACCAAGCAATTTCCGGCAGAGGCATGGGTCTGAGAGGATGCCATCTCAAAATCGAACCTAA
- the LOC131009072 gene encoding E3 ubiquitin-protein ligase IPI1-like isoform X4, translating into MGLGDADLLDDGDGGGGGGKASAAAVPCSICLDVVTDAGDRSWAKLQCGHQFHLDCIGSAFNIKGAMQCPNCRKIEKGQWLYANGGRQLPEFSMDDLAHDEDLYDLSYSEMSFGVHWCPFSGLTRLPSSFDEGEFPSNHDLLGHHAIFAEHTPVSSTSHPCPYIAYFGPIHPSSSTSSGNVSDGSSFSNHWSGLSAPSEVPNSYAFPSMDAHYHNNWDHSSHFAASNRIGSADLPPIPSVTQRTARNSDIPRPGMHPFIVGHSSASRAPSSITSSVLPPYPGPVARPRDRPPPVQAYFQQSSSAPVARASLVSSGRRSGSHRGLPQVASSSDHSGGFYFFSSNPSGRSFQDAERDHFHGWERDHREQQAGFPLNQVDRDSIWAPFHHPSAGGSDPGVRPSNFRQRHGSERMPSQNRT; encoded by the exons atGGGGTTGGGCGATGCGGATCTTCTCGACGACGGGGATggtggcggcggaggaggaAAGGCGTCAGCCGCAGCAGTGCCGTGCTCGATTTGCTTGGATGTGGTGACGGATGCCGGAGATAGATCTTGGGCGAAGCTTCAATGCGGCCATCAATTTCATCTCG ATTGCATAGGTTCAGCATTTAACATAAAGGGGGCAATGCAGTGCCCTAACTGCCGGAAAATTGAGAAAGGACAATGGCTTTATGCAAATGGTGGTCGTCAGTTGCCTGAGTTTAGCATGGATGATTTGGCACATGATGAGGATCTGTACGATCTAAGTTATTCTGAAATG TCGTTTGGAGTTCACTGGTGTCCTTTCAGTGGTTTGACTAGGCTTCCATCATCTTTTGA TGAAGGAGAATTCCCATCAA ATCATGACCTTCTCGGACATCATGCTATCTTTGCGGAACATACACCCGTCTCCTCTACATCTCATCCTTGTCCGTATATTGCATATTTTGGGCCAATTCATCCATCTTCTTCCACATCAAGTGGGAATGTATCTGATGGGTCTAGTTTTAGTAATCACTGGAGTGGGCTGTCTGCTCCAAGTGAAGTACCGAACTCGTATGCTTTCCCTTCAATGGATGCCCATTATCACAACAATTGGGATCACTCTTCTCATTTCGCCGCAAGCAACCGAATTGGTAGTGCAGATCTACCACCTATTCCATCTGTCACTCAGAGGACAGCTAGGAATTCTGATATTCCAAGACCTGGCATGCATCCTTTCATTGTTGGTCACAG CTCCGCTAGTAGAGCTCCCAGCTCTATCACTTCATCAGTGCTTCCACCTTACCCCGGTCCAGTTGCTCGGCCCCGTGACCGTCCTCCTCCCGTTCAAGCGTATTTCCAGCAATCCAGTAGTGCACCAGTGGCACGCGCCTCTCTTGTTTCCAGCGGACGAAGATCCGGCAGCCATAGGGGTTTGCCTCAAGTTGCCTCATCATCGGATCACTCTGGTGGATTTTACTTCTTTTCGTCGAACCCATCCGGAAGAAGTTTTCAAGATGCCGAGCGCGACCACTTTCACGGTTGGGAGCGCGACCACCGCGAGCAGCAGGCCGGCTTTCCTTTGAACCAGGTTGACAGGGATTCAATATGGGCGCCTTTCCACCACCCTTCAGCCGGTGGGTCCGATCCCGGTGTTAGACCAAGCAATTTCCGGCAGAGGCATGGGTCTGAGAGGATGCCATCTCAAAATCGAACCTAA
- the LOC131009072 gene encoding E3 ubiquitin-protein ligase IPI1-like isoform X1, which produces MGLGDADLLDDGDGGGGGGKASAAAVPCSICLDVVTDAGDRSWAKLQCGHQFHLDCIGSAFNIKGAMQCPNCRKIEKGQWLYANGGRQLPEFSMDDLAHDEDLYDLSYSEMQSFGVHWCPFSGLTRLPSSFDEGEFPSSAYHDLLGHHAIFAEHTPVSSTSHPCPYIAYFGPIHPSSSTSSGNVSDGSSFSNHWSGLSAPSEVPNSYAFPSMDAHYHNNWDHSSHFAASNRIGSADLPPIPSVTQRTARNSDIPRPGMHPFIVGHSSASRAPSSITSSVLPPYPGPVARPRDRPPPVQAYFQQSSSAPVARASLVSSGRRSGSHRGLPQVASSSDHSGGFYFFSSNPSGRSFQDAERDHFHGWERDHREQQAGFPLNQVDRDSIWAPFHHPSAGGSDPGVRPSNFRQRHGSERMPSQNRT; this is translated from the exons atGGGGTTGGGCGATGCGGATCTTCTCGACGACGGGGATggtggcggcggaggaggaAAGGCGTCAGCCGCAGCAGTGCCGTGCTCGATTTGCTTGGATGTGGTGACGGATGCCGGAGATAGATCTTGGGCGAAGCTTCAATGCGGCCATCAATTTCATCTCG ATTGCATAGGTTCAGCATTTAACATAAAGGGGGCAATGCAGTGCCCTAACTGCCGGAAAATTGAGAAAGGACAATGGCTTTATGCAAATGGTGGTCGTCAGTTGCCTGAGTTTAGCATGGATGATTTGGCACATGATGAGGATCTGTACGATCTAAGTTATTCTGAAATG CAGTCGTTTGGAGTTCACTGGTGTCCTTTCAGTGGTTTGACTAGGCTTCCATCATCTTTTGA TGAAGGAGAATTCCCATCAAGTGCGT ATCATGACCTTCTCGGACATCATGCTATCTTTGCGGAACATACACCCGTCTCCTCTACATCTCATCCTTGTCCGTATATTGCATATTTTGGGCCAATTCATCCATCTTCTTCCACATCAAGTGGGAATGTATCTGATGGGTCTAGTTTTAGTAATCACTGGAGTGGGCTGTCTGCTCCAAGTGAAGTACCGAACTCGTATGCTTTCCCTTCAATGGATGCCCATTATCACAACAATTGGGATCACTCTTCTCATTTCGCCGCAAGCAACCGAATTGGTAGTGCAGATCTACCACCTATTCCATCTGTCACTCAGAGGACAGCTAGGAATTCTGATATTCCAAGACCTGGCATGCATCCTTTCATTGTTGGTCACAG CTCCGCTAGTAGAGCTCCCAGCTCTATCACTTCATCAGTGCTTCCACCTTACCCCGGTCCAGTTGCTCGGCCCCGTGACCGTCCTCCTCCCGTTCAAGCGTATTTCCAGCAATCCAGTAGTGCACCAGTGGCACGCGCCTCTCTTGTTTCCAGCGGACGAAGATCCGGCAGCCATAGGGGTTTGCCTCAAGTTGCCTCATCATCGGATCACTCTGGTGGATTTTACTTCTTTTCGTCGAACCCATCCGGAAGAAGTTTTCAAGATGCCGAGCGCGACCACTTTCACGGTTGGGAGCGCGACCACCGCGAGCAGCAGGCCGGCTTTCCTTTGAACCAGGTTGACAGGGATTCAATATGGGCGCCTTTCCACCACCCTTCAGCCGGTGGGTCCGATCCCGGTGTTAGACCAAGCAATTTCCGGCAGAGGCATGGGTCTGAGAGGATGCCATCTCAAAATCGAACCTAA